The genome window TCGGATCGCCGCGGCCAGGAGGAGCGGGGGATCGTCCGGCCGCACGTCGAAGCCGTCTTCCGCGCCCCAGATGGCCGAGAGCACGGCCTGCGCGAACGCCCACGCCCGCGCGCGGTCCACGTCGATCCCCAGACGCGCGCGGAAGATGGCCAGCCGGCGCTCCACCGCCGCGGCCGACGCGAAGAGCTCGGGCCGCTCCACCGGGTTGCGGAGCGCGGCGCCCAGCTCGTACTCCGCCTCGCCGGCCACGCCCTTGGGGTCGATGGCGGTCCATCCGCGCCGCGCGTCGAGCAGCACGTTGTAGTGCTGCAGGTCGCCGTGCAGCAGCCGCGGCTCGCGCTGCGAGGCGCACAGCTCCCGGTAGACGCCGCGCGCGTGCCCGGCCAGGCCGCGCTCGATCCGCGTGTCGCCGGACGCCAGGTAGCGGTCGAAGCTGCGCGCCCACTCCTCCACCGTGGCGCATCCCGGCGGAGGCGGGGCGGGGGTGGAGATGCGGCCGATGACGTCCGCCAGGATCTCCGTCGCCTCGTCGTCGCGTCCGGCGATGGCCATCCCGGCCAGCAGGGTGGCGGGGTGCAGCCGCTCCAGCAGCATCGCGCCGGGAACGTGGCCGAGCACGCGCACCATCCCGCGCCCGCCGAACGCGGCCAGCACGGCGCCCGAATCCCACTCGTCGCCCCGCCGCCGCACCAGCTTCACGACCACGGGCTGGCCGCCGCGCGTGCCGAACGCCACGAGCGACGACTCCGTCTCGCGCGTGGAATCCGGCCGCACGCCCCACGCGCGGAGCCGCTCCTCCATCCGCTCCGCGAGGGCGGCGTCCGGCGGGCGCGGCTCCGCCATCTCCCCGCCTACTTCCCCTCGTCCGCCGTGGGGCCGTACATCTCGGGGACGGGAACGTCCACCAGGCGCAGGTACACGCCCAGCTGCGCGCGGTGATGGACCAGGTGGTTGAGGACCACGGAGCGCAGCATCTGGTAGCGGCTCTGCGTCTGGAGCACGGCGCCGCCCCGCTTCAGCGTCCACGGCACCTGGAAGTCGTCGTCCGCGGCGTTCGCGATGGCCTCGCGGGCGGCGGCGGCGTTGCGGTCGAACTCGGCCAGCAGCGTGGCCGTGGTCTCGATCGTGTACCCGGGGAACTTCGGCCCGTCCACCGGGGCGATGTCGATCTCCGTGCGCGACATCATCATCGTGGTCCACGACGGCAGGCGGGCCACGAGCTGCGCCAGGTGCGCCATGGGGAACGACTTGGGATGCGGCTTCCACTCGCCGCGGCCGTCCGGCACGCGCTCCAGCACGCGGCGGGTGGTGGCGAGCTCCTGGTCCAGCTCCGGCAGCAGCAGTTCGGCGATGGTCATCGGCGTGGGCGGGCGGTGGGTTGGAGATGCGCGGACGGCGCCAGGGTAGACCCGGCGCCGCGCCGCCGCAAGGGAGCTACTCGTCGGTGTCGAACACGTAGGTGTCGGACGAGGACTTCCGCTTCTTCAGGTATCCCTCGTCGCCGTTCGGCTTGCGGATCCTGTACTTCTCGCCCTTCGAGAACATCCCGGAAACGTCCTCCAGCACGTAGTTGCCCGCCAGGAAGTTGCGCGTCTCCAGCGTGCCGCCCCACGTCTCGTGCAACTCCCCCAGGTCCCTGCCGAAGTACCCGGGCGTCTGCAGGTGCAGCTTCCCGTCCTTCGCGACGATCTGGTACTCCTCCATCCGGTTCTCCGTGCGTCGAAGTGTGTCAGCCGCGGACCGACGGGTCGTCGCGGTTCACGGCCGGCTCGCGGTCCTCGCGCCAGACGTGGTAGAGGATGCTCCAGCGGCCGTCGCGCTCGCGGCCGAACACCATGAAGTACGTGCCCGAGCCCAGCAGCCGGGCGTCTCCGCGGGCGCGCGCCTGCCACGTGCCCTGCAGGTGCCCCGCCGGCCCGGCCATGCGCTGGTGCAGCGGGGACAGGCGCAGCGTGCGGTCCTCCATCAGGTGCCCCACGGTGCCGCGCGCGGCCACCTGCCCGCCGGTCAGCACCGTCCCGGACGGCGTCACCAGCACCGCGTCGGGCGCGTAGAGCGAGACGAGCGCCGCGGTGTCGGCGCGGTTGAAGGCGTCCTGCCACGCCTGCCGCAGCTCCGCCGGCGACCCGGGCGAGGTGGCGGGGCGGGCGGCCGGATGGCAGGCGGAGACGAACACGGACGCGAGCGCGGCGAGCTGCCGGATGTGGAGCC of Longimicrobium sp. contains these proteins:
- a CDS encoding aminoglycoside phosphotransferase family protein codes for the protein MAEPRPPDAALAERMEERLRAWGVRPDSTRETESSLVAFGTRGGQPVVVKLVRRRGDEWDSGAVLAAFGGRGMVRVLGHVPGAMLLERLHPATLLAGMAIAGRDDEATEILADVIGRISTPAPPPPGCATVEEWARSFDRYLASGDTRIERGLAGHARGVYRELCASQREPRLLHGDLQHYNVLLDARRGWTAIDPKGVAGEAEYELGAALRNPVERPELFASAAAVERRLAIFRARLGIDVDRARAWAFAQAVLSAIWGAEDGFDVRPDDPPLLLAAAIRPLLRGT
- a CDS encoding nuclear transport factor 2 family protein; this translates as MSRLHIRQLAALASVFVSACHPAARPATSPGSPAELRQAWQDAFNRADTAALVSLYAPDAVLVTPSGTVLTGGQVAARGTVGHLMEDRTLRLSPLHQRMAGPAGHLQGTWQARARGDARLLGSGTYFMVFGRERDGRWSILYHVWREDREPAVNRDDPSVRG
- a CDS encoding DinB family protein, encoding MTIAELLLPELDQELATTRRVLERVPDGRGEWKPHPKSFPMAHLAQLVARLPSWTTMMMSRTEIDIAPVDGPKFPGYTIETTATLLAEFDRNAAAAREAIANAADDDFQVPWTLKRGGAVLQTQSRYQMLRSVVLNHLVHHRAQLGVYLRLVDVPVPEMYGPTADEGK